One stretch of Arthrobacter polaris DNA includes these proteins:
- the dxs gene encoding 1-deoxy-D-xylulose-5-phosphate synthase, which produces MWTQGGTNGTLETITHPRDLSKLSESQMETLAQEIRDFLITNVSQTGGHLGPNLGVVELTLAIHRVFRSPRDSIXFDTGHQSYVHKLVTGRQDFSTLRQQGGLSGYPDRGESEHDIVESSHASSSLSWADGIARAHQLKGENDRFVVAVIGDGALTGGMTWEAINNIAADKDRRVVIVVNDNGRSYAPTVGGVADYLASLRPAIDHVRTXQKYEASMSXGXKRLQDGNVAGQFVYKSLHAAXKGVKDWWAPQGLFDDLGMKYVGPVDGHDXKAMEAALTAAKNYGGPVIVHAFTXKGRGYAPARADVNDQFHAVGVINPETGASVEEPSGKSWTGVFGEEIAKIAEERKDIVAITGAMLLPVGLAKFAQKFPDRVIDVGIAEQHAVTMAAGMAFGGLHPVIAIYATFLNRAFDQLLMDVALHKAGVTIVLDRAGVTGPDGASHHGMWDLSMLQIVPGLHLAAPRDAVRLREELREAVAISDAPSVVRXPKGTVGAEIVAIERLYDGVDVLSRAHHDMPGVGVDPQTDVLIVSVGAMSELSLEVAQRIGDQGITSTVVDPRWVLPVPRSVVQLASQHRIVIVVEDGVRAGGVGSRIRQELRAAGIDTALNEVGLPVEFLAHGSRGQVLERVGLTAQRVAQDVVEQVLGTKVPFARPLPGQPAPRTGQMPIL; this is translated from the coding sequence CTGTGGACCCAAGGAGGTACCAATGGGACTTTAGAAACCATCACGCATCCGCGTGACCTGAGTAAACTCAGCGAGAGCCAAATGGAAACCTTGGCTCAGGAAATCAGGGACTTCCTTATCACCAACGTCTCCCAAACAGGCGGCCACCTTGGACCCAACCTTGGTGTGGTTGAGCTGACGCTGGCCATCCACAGGGTCTTTAGATCACCCCGTGACAGTATTATNTTTGACACGGGCCACCAGTCCTATGTGCACAAACTTGTGACAGGCCGGCAAGACTTTTCCACCTTGCGCCAACAAGGNGGACTTTCCGGGTACCCGGATCGCGGCGAATCTGAGCACGACATTGTGGAGAGCTCACACGCATCCTCATCACTTTCCTGGGCTGACGGAATCGCCCGGGCGCATCAGCTCAAGGGTGAAAATGACCGTTTCGTGGTGGCCGTCATTGGCGACGGCGCACTTACCGGCGGCATGACCTGGGAAGCCATCAATAACATCGCTGCCGACAAGGACCGGCGTGTGGTGATTGTTGTTAATGACAACGGCCGCTCCTACGCGCCCACTGTTGGGGGCGTGGCCGACTACCTCGCGTCCTTGCGTCCGGCCATCGACCATGTGCGCACGCANCAAAAGTATGAAGCTTCCATGTCGTGNGGGAANAAACGTTTGCAAGACGGCAATGTTGCCGGCCAATTTGTGTACAAGAGCCTGCACGCGGCCAANAAGGGTGTGAAGGACTGGTGGGCTCCNCAAGGCCTNTTTGATGATCTGGGCATGAAGTACGTGGGCCCGGTTGACGGTCACGACGANAAAGCCATGGAGGCTGCCCTGACGGCGGCGAAGAACTATGGTGGGCCCGTCATCGTCCACGCATTCACCCANAAAGGCCGGGGTTATGCACCCGCCCGTGCTGACGTCAATGACCAATTCCATGCGGTGGGCGTGATCAACCCGGAAACGGGTGCCTCAGTTGAGGAGCCAAGCGGGAAATCCTGGACAGGTGTCTTCGGTGAGGAAATCGCCAAGATCGCCGAGGAACGCAAGGATATTGTGGCCATCACAGGAGCCATGCTTCTGCCCGTTGGCCTCGCGAAGTTCGCTCAAAAGTTCCCCGACCGTGTCATTGATGTTGGTATTGCTGAACAGCATGCCGTGACCATGGCTGCCGGGATGGCCTTCGGTGGGCTTCACCCTGTCATCGCTATCTATGCCACGTTCCTCAACCGCGCCTTTGACCAACTTCTCATGGATGTGGCCCTGCACAAGGCAGGGGTCACGATTGTTTTAGACCGGGCCGGAGTGACAGGTCCAGACGGCGCCAGCCACCACGGCATGTGGGATCTGTCCATGCTCCAAATTGTTCCAGGACTGCACCTTGCAGCGCCACGGGATGCTGTGCGCCTGCGCGAAGAGTTACGCGAAGCAGTGGCCATTTCCGATGCCCCCAGCGTAGTGCGTTANCCCAAGGGCACGGTGGGAGCTGAAATTGTGGCGATCGAACGTTTGTATGACGGCGTTGATGTCCTCTCTCGTGCACACCATGACATGCCCGGCGTTGGGGTGGATCCACAAACTGATGTGCTCATTGTCAGCGTCGGAGCTATGAGTGAGTTGTCACTTGAAGTGGCTCAACGCATTGGCGATCAAGGCATCACCTCAACAGTGGTGGACCCGCGCTGGGTACTTCCTGTGCCGCGCTCCGTGGTGCAACTAGCCTCACAGCACCGCATTGTCATTGTGGTAGAAGATGGGGTCCGTGCTGGCGGTGTGGGTTCACGCATTCGCCAGGAACTCCGGGCGGCAGGCATTGACACGGCCTTGAATGAGGTTGGTCTGCCCGTTGAATTCCTCGCCCACGGCTCCCGAGGCCAGGTACTTGAACGGGTTGGTTTGACGGCTCAACGCGTAGCCCAAGATGTTGTTGAGCAGGTTCTTGGCACTAAGGTGCCTTTTGCCCGACCGCTGCCAGGTCAGCCCGCCCCGCGCACAGGGCAGATGCCGATCCTGTGA